The Paenibacillus macerans genome includes a window with the following:
- a CDS encoding MFS transporter, with the protein MEGSKVVRQPKFINYMSYGLGDFLGAGAFALTAAWLLFFLTTFCGLTAVEAGSIFAIARIVDAIAAPTMGYITDNFHKTKLGRRFGRRKFFILAAVPLVLVYTAIWVSGFGYWYYLLTYILFEIVYSMILIPYDTLAAEMSSDYKIRSKFTGARMFVAQASAVFAAFIPGRLVEALGKDDPLTYLYSGIIFTVIFVVVLLLLYRNTWERPFDEIPQEEVIDKRTFLQNVHKIYADLFSTLRVKTFRHHLGMYLGGYLSQDVFNAVFTYFVVFALMQSAVAASNLLTFMYVMQLFGVWIALTLTIKLNPAPAYRTAISLFIAGIVGFIVLKFTGTLNSTALLFLMIGICGLGRGGLNYIPWNNYAFIPDVDEALTGQRREGVFAGVMSLIRKGTQALAVFLVGVALQEAGFVSGQTSQPDSAVTMIISILLFGTLFFLAGGLIISYRYKLTKENHVILLDEIKRLKNGGSKQEAAPEARKVFEQLTGWEYEKTWGNNTVGYENLLKYKEKQDSHETKHKVIV; encoded by the coding sequence TGGTTGCTTTTCTTCTTAACGACTTTTTGCGGCCTCACTGCCGTGGAAGCCGGTTCTATTTTTGCGATTGCCCGGATTGTTGATGCGATTGCGGCGCCGACTATGGGATACATTACGGATAATTTTCATAAAACCAAACTGGGCCGCCGCTTTGGAAGACGCAAGTTCTTTATACTGGCAGCCGTTCCGCTTGTCCTTGTCTATACAGCGATTTGGGTTTCCGGTTTCGGTTACTGGTATTACTTATTAACCTACATCTTGTTTGAAATTGTGTATTCGATGATTTTGATTCCTTATGATACGCTTGCCGCCGAGATGAGCAGCGACTATAAAATACGTTCGAAGTTTACGGGCGCCAGAATGTTTGTCGCTCAGGCTTCGGCCGTATTCGCCGCATTTATTCCCGGCCGGCTTGTGGAAGCCTTGGGTAAGGATGATCCACTTACCTACCTGTACTCAGGTATTATTTTCACGGTCATATTTGTAGTGGTATTGTTGCTGCTGTACAGAAATACATGGGAACGTCCTTTCGATGAAATCCCGCAAGAGGAAGTCATTGATAAAAGAACCTTTTTACAAAATGTTCATAAGATCTATGCGGATTTATTCTCGACTTTGCGGGTAAAAACATTCCGCCACCATCTGGGGATGTATTTGGGCGGATATTTAAGCCAGGATGTATTCAACGCGGTGTTTACTTATTTTGTTGTTTTTGCCCTTATGCAAAGCGCCGTAGCCGCATCCAACCTATTGACCTTTATGTATGTCATGCAGTTGTTCGGCGTATGGATTGCGCTTACTTTAACGATTAAATTGAATCCTGCCCCGGCGTATAGAACGGCAATTTCCCTCTTTATCGCAGGGATTGTCGGATTTATCGTCTTAAAGTTCACCGGAACGCTAAACAGCACTGCTTTATTGTTCCTTATGATCGGCATTTGCGGGTTGGGACGCGGCGGTTTGAACTACATTCCCTGGAACAATTATGCCTTTATTCCGGATGTGGATGAAGCTTTAACCGGGCAAAGACGTGAAGGGGTGTTCGCCGGTGTCATGAGCTTGATCCGAAAGGGAACGCAGGCGCTGGCTGTCTTTTTGGTAGGCGTGGCCTTGCAGGAAGCGGGGTTTGTATCCGGACAAACATCGCAGCCGGATTCAGCGGTAACGATGATTATTTCCATCTTGCTGTTCGGTACGCTCTTCTTTTTGGCGGGAGGCCTAATCATCTCCTATCGTTACAAATTAACCAAAGAAAATCATGTCATTTTGTTGGATGAAATTAAACGCTTGAAAAACGGCGGGTCTAAACAAGAGGCTGCACCGGAAGCCCGCAAAGTTTTTGAACAATTAACCGGTTGGGAATATGAAAAAACATGGGGAAACAACACGGTAGGGTATGAAAATCTGTTGAAGTATAAGGAGAAACAAGATAGTCATGAAACCAAACATAAAGTAATTGTCTAA